Below is a window of Robbsia betulipollinis DNA.
GGACGAATGCGTCAGAGCCGCAGCACCGGCCGGCGCGCGCGGTGGCCGGCGGCGCGCTCGAACGCGTGGCCTGCCCGGAGTACGCGATCGTCCTCGAACGCGCGTCTGGCGATCTGCAGCGACAGCGGCAGGCCGTCGGCGGAAAACCCGCTGCACACCGACAGGGCGGGCAATCCGAGGACGTTGAAGGGCCGCGTGTAGGTCATCGGATGGCGCGCGGCGCTCATGCGGCGGCAACCGCCAGCGGCGGCCGCGAGCCGGAAGCGACGGCGTGCACGGCATCCACGCTGGCGATGCGCGTGCCGTCGGCGCCGTACAGATAGCACCGCACCGAGTGATCCGCCGCCGGTGTCGCCGCGGCGACCGGGGGCGGCAAGGCCGTCGTGCAGACCGGCATCACATGCGCGCAGCGCGGCGCGAACGGGCAGCCGGGAATGTCTTTCGAGAGGTCCGGCGGCGCGCCGCCGATGGCTTCGAGCCGCTGCCCCTTCTCCATGCCGCCCTCGCGACGGCTTTTGAGCAGGGCCAGCGTGTACGG
It encodes the following:
- a CDS encoding amidase family protein, which gives rise to MSAARHPMTYTRPFNVLGLPALSVCSGFSADGLPLSLQIARRAFEDDRVLRAGHAFERAAGHRARRPVLRL